One Saccharopolyspora erythraea NRRL 2338 genomic region harbors:
- a CDS encoding acyl-CoA synthetase — MLDPRAGTVGDVLRRTAARVPGRVALRFADGSGAEREWTYAELDDAVSRAAGVLLAAGASKGDRIAAYGRNSDAYLIGFLACARAGLVHVPINYNLTGSELGYLVEQSGSTIALADPALAGALSGVDRVIPLRGAEKSLLELSTAGEVPALPEDVADDDLVQLLYTSGTTSRPKGAMMTHRALLHEYVSCVVALDFTDGDDPLHAMPLYHSAQMHVFLLPHLMIGSTNRLVESPDPQDVLRRVEEERIGAFFAAPTVWVALSNHDDFGRRDLGSLRKAYYGASIMPGPVLSRLRESLPGLGFYNCFGQSEIAPLATVLRPEEHDLRPDSAGRPVLFVEAKVVDEQGNQVAPGELGEIVYRSPQLCTGYWNKPEETAEAFRDGWFHSGDLVRQDEQGYVTVVDRIKDVINTGGVLVASREVEDALYTHPAVAEVAVIAVPDPKWIESIAAVVVRKSDVDEAELLEHARESLAGFKVPKRIRFVDDLPRNSSGKLLKRVLREQFVER; from the coding sequence ATGCTCGATCCGCGTGCCGGCACGGTGGGCGACGTGTTGCGGCGTACCGCCGCTCGGGTGCCCGGCAGGGTAGCGCTGCGTTTCGCCGACGGGTCGGGCGCGGAACGGGAGTGGACCTACGCCGAGCTCGACGACGCGGTCTCCCGCGCCGCGGGGGTGCTGCTGGCCGCCGGGGCGTCGAAGGGCGACCGGATCGCCGCCTACGGCAGGAACTCCGACGCCTACCTGATCGGCTTCCTGGCCTGTGCGCGGGCCGGGCTGGTGCACGTGCCGATCAACTACAACCTCACCGGTTCCGAGCTCGGCTACCTGGTCGAGCAGTCCGGCAGCACCATCGCGCTGGCCGATCCGGCGCTCGCGGGTGCGCTCTCCGGCGTCGACCGCGTGATCCCGTTGCGCGGCGCGGAGAAGTCGTTGCTGGAGCTGAGCACGGCGGGCGAAGTCCCGGCGCTGCCGGAAGACGTCGCCGATGACGACCTGGTGCAGCTGCTCTACACGTCCGGCACGACGTCCCGCCCCAAAGGCGCGATGATGACGCACCGCGCGCTGCTGCACGAGTACGTCTCGTGCGTGGTGGCCCTGGACTTCACCGACGGCGACGACCCGCTGCATGCGATGCCGCTCTACCACTCCGCGCAGATGCACGTATTCCTGTTGCCGCACCTGATGATCGGCTCCACCAACCGGCTCGTGGAGTCACCCGATCCGCAGGACGTGCTGCGCCGCGTCGAAGAAGAGCGCATCGGCGCGTTCTTCGCCGCGCCGACGGTGTGGGTGGCGCTGTCCAACCACGACGACTTCGGCAGGCGGGACCTCGGCTCGTTGCGCAAGGCCTACTACGGTGCGTCCATCATGCCCGGTCCGGTTCTCAGCAGGTTGCGGGAGTCGTTGCCCGGACTGGGTTTCTACAACTGCTTCGGCCAGTCGGAGATCGCTCCACTCGCGACGGTGCTGCGCCCCGAGGAGCACGACCTGCGCCCCGACTCGGCGGGCCGCCCGGTGCTGTTCGTGGAAGCGAAGGTCGTCGACGAGCAGGGGAACCAGGTAGCCCCGGGCGAGCTGGGCGAGATCGTCTACCGCTCGCCGCAGCTCTGCACGGGCTACTGGAACAAGCCCGAGGAGACCGCGGAGGCGTTCCGGGACGGCTGGTTCCACTCCGGCGACCTGGTGCGGCAGGACGAGCAGGGCTACGTCACCGTGGTCGACCGGATCAAGGACGTGATCAACACCGGCGGGGTGCTGGTGGCCTCGCGGGAAGTCGAGGACGCGCTCTACACCCACCCCGCCGTCGCCGAGGTCGCCGTCATCGCGGTGCCGGATCCGAAGTGGATCGAGAGCATCGCCGCGGTGGTCGTGCGCAAGTCCGACGTGGACGAAGCCGAGCTGCTGGAGCACGCGCGCGAGTCGTTGGCGGGCTTCAAGGTTCCCAAGCGGATCCGGTTCGTCGACGACCTCCCGCGCAACAGCTCGGGCAAGTTGCTGAAGCGGGTGCTGCGGGAGCAGTTCGTCGAGCGGTGA
- a CDS encoding TetR/AcrR family transcriptional regulator: MPRARGDTRSEIRRVAAELFAAQGFEKTSLREVAERLGITKAALYYHYPSKAELARGIVQPLADDVAALLSSAESAAEVDRRALLESYFDVMAGHREVLWMVLRDVSVLAGLELFQDMLDWRRRLNVLLIGADATPEQWARATVAVGGLQDCVTNEGDVSVFRTAAVDAAHAALVSGPR, from the coding sequence ATGCCCAGGGCCAGGGGCGACACCAGGAGCGAGATCCGCCGGGTCGCCGCGGAGCTGTTCGCCGCCCAGGGCTTCGAGAAGACCAGCCTGCGCGAGGTCGCCGAACGCCTCGGCATCACCAAGGCGGCGCTGTACTACCACTACCCGTCGAAGGCAGAGCTCGCGCGCGGCATCGTGCAGCCGCTGGCCGACGACGTCGCGGCGCTGCTGTCGTCGGCGGAGTCCGCGGCCGAGGTGGACCGGCGCGCGCTGCTGGAGTCCTACTTCGACGTCATGGCCGGCCATCGCGAGGTGCTGTGGATGGTCCTGCGCGACGTGAGCGTGCTGGCCGGGCTGGAGCTGTTCCAGGACATGCTCGACTGGCGCCGCAGGCTCAACGTGCTGCTCATCGGGGCCGACGCCACGCCGGAGCAGTGGGCGCGGGCCACCGTCGCCGTGGGCGGTCTGCAGGACTGCGTCACGAACGAGGGCGACGTGAGCGTGTTCCGCACTGCTGCGGTCGATGCGGCTCACGCCGCCCTCGTGTCGGGCCCGCGCTAG
- a CDS encoding FAD-dependent monooxygenase, whose translation MDNTDVLISGASVAGPALAHRLRAHGFNPTVVERAPAPREGGYAVDVRGVAVDVVERMGVLAQVRAGGIDMRGITYVDGSNRPLAEISTEHFDGRGNGRDLEIMRGALSRILHDATADGVEYVFGDSVTGLEPDDQGVLVTFEHAAPRRFHLVIGADGLHSQVRALAFGAEARFRRHLGHHISIFGVGGHLAPERWTLVHNVPGKLAGVYASGGELGAKAILGFASGEIPFDHRDPAQQKRILREVFAGVGWEVPRLLEEMEHAPDFYFDSVSQVHLDRWSRGRIALVGDAGYCPSPLSGQGTSLALVGAYVLAGELRVADGDHRIAFARYEDRMREYVRQNQKIAESGAEVLIPAGRTRIWLRNQVMRFMSRFPALGRLSGGIQRAANAIELPDYGGVRP comes from the coding sequence ATGGACAACACCGACGTCCTCATCTCCGGCGCGAGCGTCGCCGGACCGGCGCTCGCCCACCGGCTGCGCGCCCACGGCTTCAACCCGACCGTGGTCGAGCGCGCGCCCGCGCCGCGCGAAGGCGGCTACGCCGTGGACGTCCGCGGCGTCGCGGTCGACGTCGTCGAGCGGATGGGCGTGCTGGCGCAGGTTCGCGCCGGGGGGATCGACATGCGCGGCATCACCTACGTCGACGGTTCGAACCGGCCACTGGCCGAGATCAGCACCGAGCACTTCGACGGGCGCGGCAACGGCCGCGACCTGGAGATCATGCGCGGCGCGCTCAGCCGCATCCTCCACGACGCCACCGCGGACGGTGTCGAGTACGTCTTCGGCGACTCCGTCACCGGCCTCGAGCCCGACGACCAGGGAGTGCTCGTGACCTTCGAGCACGCCGCACCCCGGCGGTTCCACCTGGTGATCGGCGCTGACGGCCTGCACTCTCAGGTGCGGGCGCTGGCCTTCGGCGCGGAGGCGCGGTTCCGGCGCCACCTCGGACACCACATCTCGATCTTCGGCGTCGGCGGCCACCTCGCTCCGGAACGCTGGACGCTGGTGCACAACGTGCCCGGCAAGCTCGCGGGCGTCTACGCCTCCGGTGGTGAGCTCGGCGCCAAGGCGATCCTCGGCTTCGCGTCGGGGGAAATCCCCTTCGACCACCGGGATCCCGCGCAGCAGAAGCGGATTCTGCGCGAGGTGTTCGCCGGCGTGGGGTGGGAGGTGCCGCGGCTGCTCGAGGAGATGGAGCACGCGCCGGACTTCTACTTCGACTCGGTGAGCCAGGTCCACCTGGACCGCTGGTCCCGGGGCCGGATCGCGCTGGTGGGCGACGCGGGGTACTGCCCGTCGCCGTTGTCCGGCCAGGGCACCAGCCTCGCACTGGTGGGCGCGTACGTGCTCGCGGGAGAACTCCGGGTGGCGGACGGCGACCACCGCATCGCGTTCGCGCGGTACGAGGACCGGATGCGGGAGTACGTGCGGCAGAACCAGAAGATCGCCGAGTCGGGTGCGGAGGTGCTGATCCCTGCCGGCCGGACCCGGATCTGGCTGCGCAACCAGGTCATGCGGTTCATGTCGAGGTTCCCCGCGCTCGGCAGGCTCTCCGGCGGAATCCAGCGCGCCGCCAACGCGATCGAGCTTCCCGACTACGGCGGCGTGCGCCCGTAG
- the mnmA gene encoding tRNA 2-thiouridine(34) synthase MnmA, with the protein MRVLAAMSGGVDSAVAAARAVEAGHEVVGVHLALSAKPGTLRTGARGCCTIEDSHDARRAADILGIPFYVWDFAERFTEEVIETFVGEYAAGRTPNPCLTCNEKIKFEALLEKAMALGFDAVCTGHYARLTVEDGVPVLRRSRDEGKDQSYVLASLTAEQLGHSMFPLGDSLKSQVRQEAAERGLAVAKKPDSHDICFIPDGDTKKFLESKLGQKPGQLVDAETGAVLGEHTGVHGFTVGQRKGLGIDAPAPDGRPRYVLSLEPVSGTVKVGSADHLGVTEIDAKRPIWPSQRELDGPTECVVQVRAHGGTADAVAEVADGGMSIRLRRPLRGVAPGQAVVLYRPEEEGDLVLGSALIAATR; encoded by the coding sequence GTGCGAGTACTGGCTGCCATGAGCGGCGGGGTGGACTCCGCCGTGGCCGCCGCGCGGGCGGTGGAGGCCGGCCACGAGGTGGTCGGCGTGCACCTGGCGCTGTCGGCCAAACCCGGCACGCTGCGCACCGGTGCCCGCGGCTGCTGCACGATCGAGGACTCCCACGACGCGCGGCGGGCCGCCGACATCCTGGGCATCCCCTTCTACGTCTGGGACTTCGCAGAGCGGTTCACCGAGGAGGTCATCGAGACCTTCGTCGGCGAGTACGCCGCGGGCCGCACCCCCAACCCGTGCCTGACCTGCAATGAGAAGATCAAGTTCGAGGCGTTGCTGGAGAAGGCGATGGCGCTGGGCTTCGACGCGGTCTGCACCGGCCACTACGCGCGGCTCACCGTCGAGGACGGCGTGCCGGTGCTGCGGCGCAGCCGGGACGAGGGCAAGGACCAGTCCTACGTGCTGGCCTCGCTGACCGCCGAGCAGCTGGGGCACTCGATGTTCCCGCTCGGCGACTCGCTCAAGTCGCAGGTGCGGCAGGAGGCCGCCGAGCGCGGGCTCGCGGTCGCCAAGAAGCCCGACAGCCACGACATCTGCTTCATCCCCGACGGCGACACGAAGAAGTTCCTCGAGTCGAAGCTGGGGCAGAAGCCCGGGCAGCTGGTCGACGCCGAGACCGGCGCGGTGCTCGGTGAGCACACCGGCGTGCACGGCTTCACCGTCGGGCAGCGCAAGGGGCTCGGCATCGACGCGCCCGCACCCGACGGCCGGCCGCGCTACGTGCTGTCGCTGGAGCCGGTGTCGGGCACGGTCAAGGTCGGCTCCGCCGACCACCTCGGCGTCACCGAGATCGACGCCAAGCGCCCGATCTGGCCGTCGCAGCGGGAGCTCGACGGCCCGACCGAGTGCGTCGTGCAGGTCCGCGCCCACGGCGGCACCGCGGACGCGGTCGCCGAGGTCGCCGACGGCGGCATGTCGATCCGGCTCCGCCGGCCGCTGCGCGGCGTCGCGCCGGGGCAGGCCGTCGTGCTGTACCGGCCGGAGGAGGAGGGCGACCTCGTCCTCGGCAGCGCCCTGATCGCCGCGACGCGCTAG